One Bradyrhizobium sp. CCGB12 genomic window carries:
- a CDS encoding DUF3369 domain-containing protein translates to MAEQDDVLHLIDDTGAASEDANARKWKIAVIDDDPAVHDGTRFALSDYSLNGQSLEILSAYSAAEGRKLMVEHGDIAAVLLDVIMETDVAGLELVEFIRNEIKNETVRIILRTGQPGQAPERRVIVQYDINDYKAKTELTADKLFTSLTAALRSYQQLERMVQTRRGLEIIIDAASTLYDFKSMQRLAEGVLTQLASLLNVDCAGILVLRDNGGGIDPELSVLAGSGCYSRFIGTTTSKALDPDLREMVEAAFQRRKNEFADHRSVIYLRTGSGREVVVLLQAERELSETDRSLVEIFSSRLSIAFDNVILYQQLQDANTQLEDRVAQRTRALMQANRRLSAQWLRLQRANGFKNEILGTVAHDLKNPLGVILGRTEMLKELISTGASENGVVAQVDHIRDATKRLTTMVDHLISDAMADAFDITIRREPVDVAVLAKEVADANQPLAVNKQQTISVTAPPNIVTMCDTDRIREAIDNLISNAIKYSPIGGKIGVAVTHEGRDTVVRVSDEGAGLSPEDLGRLFGRFQRLSAKPTAGESSTGLGLSIVKRIIDMHGGEVTADSDGPGKGSTFTITLPATEVP, encoded by the coding sequence ATGGCCGAACAGGACGATGTCCTCCACCTGATCGACGACACCGGTGCCGCGTCGGAGGACGCCAACGCCCGGAAATGGAAGATCGCCGTCATCGACGACGATCCGGCCGTGCATGACGGCACGCGTTTTGCGCTCTCGGATTACAGCTTGAACGGCCAGAGCCTGGAGATCCTGTCGGCCTATTCCGCGGCGGAAGGTCGCAAGCTGATGGTCGAGCACGGCGACATCGCCGCCGTGCTGCTCGACGTCATCATGGAGACCGACGTCGCCGGCCTCGAGCTCGTCGAGTTCATCCGAAACGAGATCAAGAACGAGACCGTGCGTATCATCCTGCGCACCGGCCAGCCCGGCCAGGCGCCCGAGCGGCGCGTGATCGTGCAGTACGACATCAACGACTACAAGGCCAAGACCGAGCTCACCGCCGACAAGCTGTTCACCTCGTTGACCGCGGCGCTGCGCTCCTATCAGCAGCTCGAGCGCATGGTGCAGACGCGGCGCGGCCTGGAGATCATCATCGACGCGGCCTCGACGCTGTACGACTTCAAGTCGATGCAGCGGCTCGCCGAGGGCGTGCTGACCCAGCTCGCCTCGCTGCTCAACGTCGATTGCGCCGGTATCCTGGTCTTGCGCGACAATGGCGGCGGCATCGACCCCGAGCTTTCGGTGCTCGCCGGCAGCGGCTGCTACAGCCGCTTCATCGGCACCACCACGTCGAAAGCGCTCGACCCCGATCTGCGCGAGATGGTGGAAGCCGCCTTCCAGCGCCGCAAGAACGAATTCGCCGACCACCGCAGCGTGATTTATTTGCGCACCGGAAGCGGCCGCGAGGTGGTGGTGCTGCTCCAGGCCGAGCGCGAGCTGTCCGAGACCGACCGCTCGCTGGTCGAGATCTTCTCCAGCCGGCTCTCGATCGCCTTCGACAACGTCATCCTCTATCAGCAGCTCCAGGATGCCAACACGCAGCTGGAAGACCGCGTCGCCCAGCGCACCCGCGCGCTGATGCAGGCCAATCGCCGCCTGTCGGCGCAATGGCTGCGGCTGCAGCGCGCCAACGGCTTCAAGAACGAGATTCTCGGCACCGTCGCGCACGACCTGAAGAACCCGCTCGGCGTCATCCTCGGCCGTACCGAGATGCTGAAAGAGCTGATCTCGACCGGTGCCTCGGAAAACGGCGTCGTCGCCCAGGTCGACCACATCCGCGACGCCACCAAGCGGCTGACCACGATGGTCGATCATCTGATCTCGGACGCGATGGCCGATGCCTTCGACATCACCATCCGTCGCGAGCCGGTCGACGTCGCCGTCCTGGCCAAGGAGGTCGCCGACGCCAATCAGCCGCTCGCCGTCAACAAGCAGCAGACGATCAGCGTCACCGCGCCGCCGAACATCGTCACCATGTGCGACACCGACCGCATCCGCGAGGCGATCGACAACCTCATCAGCAACGCGATCAAGTACTCGCCGATCGGCGGCAAGATCGGCGTCGCCGTGACCCATGAGGGCCGCGACACCGTCGTCCGCGTCAGCGACGAGGGCGCCGGCCTGTCGCCGGAGGATCTCGGCCGCCTGTTCGGCCGGTTCCAGCGGCTCTCCGCAAAGCCGACTGCAGGCGAGAGCTCGACGGGGCTTGGGTTGTCCATCGTCAAGCGTATCATCGACATGCATGGCGGCGAGGTGACTGCCGACAGCGACGGCCCCGGCAAGGGCTCGACCTTCACCATCACCCTGCCCGCGACCGAAGTGCCGTGA